From a region of the Dictyostelium discoideum AX4 chromosome 2 chromosome, whole genome shotgun sequence genome:
- the rps27 gene encoding 40S ribosomal protein S27: protein MAKERGDLLFPSIESEKRKHKLKRLVQAPNSFFMDINCHGCRTITTVFSHAQNVVICSSCSTVIAQPTGGRARITAGCRLRQKSD, encoded by the exons gCTAAAGAACGTGGTGATTTATTATTCCCAAGCATCGAATCCGAAAAACGTAAACATAAATTAAAGAGATTGGTCCAAGCACCAAACTCCTTCTTTATGGATATCAACTGTCACGGTTGTAGAACCATCACTACCGTTTTCTCACAC GCCCAAAACGTTGTCATTTGCAGTTCATGTTCAACTGTTATTGCTCAACCAACTGGTGGTCGTGCTAGAATCACTGCCGGTTGTCGTTTAAGACAAAAATCCGACTAA